One genomic segment of Brachionichthys hirsutus isolate HB-005 chromosome 13, CSIRO-AGI_Bhir_v1, whole genome shotgun sequence includes these proteins:
- the zcchc17 gene encoding zinc finger CCHC domain-containing protein 17, with product MSDSDGAVQEPAGLEGLPPMYSVAKGQVMSVQTYGAFVRLPGYKKEGLVHVSEMSASRVESASEIVDVGEQVWIKVIGREIRGDKVKLSFSMKAVNQGTGRDLDPNNVNAEQDARRRRNFRDHTGNRITLEAVLNTTCSKCGCKGHFTKDCFSAPGLQYALLPEEGDEEPQRQQQQTSAVAPQQDADEKKKKKKEKKMKKKRKKERKESDSDSNSSECKSKRRRRGHSSDGEAKKKKKHKTHKSHKHS from the exons ATGTCCGACAGCGATGGTGCCGTACAGGAGCCTGCTGGACTGGAGGGTCTGCCACCGATGTATAGCGTTGCTAAGGGCCAGGTGATGTCTGTGCAGACTTATGGAGCCTTCGTCAGGCTGCCAGGGTACAAGAAAGAAG GGCTGGTGCATGTGAGTGAGATGTCAGCCTCACGCGTTGAGAGTGCTTCGGAGATTGTGGATGTGGGAGAACAGGTGTGGATTAAAGTCATTGGGAGAGAG ATTCGAGGAGATAAGGTGAAATTGTCCTTCTCAATGAAGGCTGTCAATCAGGGAACGGGGCGGGACTTGGACCCGAACAATGTTAACGCAGA GCAGGATGCAAGGCGGCGTAGGAACTTTAGGGATCACACAGGCAACAGGATCACACTGGAGGCGGTGCTCAACACCACGTGTTCAAAGTGTGGCTGCAAAG GTCACTTCACAAAAGACTGTTTCTCGGCTCCGGGCTTGCAGTACGCCCTGCTGCCTGAAGAGGGCGACGAAGAGCCACAGCGGCAACAGCAGCAGACCTCCGCAGTCGCTCCACAGCAAGACGCGGacgaaaagaagaagaaaaagaag gagaagaaaatgaagaagaagaggaagaaggagaggaaggaatcCGACAGCGACAGCAACAGTAGCGAATGCAAATCCAAGAGGAGGCGTCGCGGCCACTCCTCTGACGGGGaggccaagaagaagaagaaacacaagacGCACAAATCGCACAAACACAGCTGA